Below is a window of Pocillopora verrucosa isolate sample1 chromosome 6, ASM3666991v2, whole genome shotgun sequence DNA.
ACAAGTTAGTTGGTGGTTCACGGATAAATATCTTTGTTCTGTCGTAGAGATAAAGTTTCGTGGGCAAGCGTTGTTGTTCTTTCCTGTAACAGTCTACAATCCTCTGCATCGCCCATACCCGAGGTCTCATACGGGAACAAAGAAAGCCTGGAGAGAATTCATTCAAGATGTAAAAAGAGATGTCCCTGAGCGATTTGCAAATCACAGTTTACTTAGGGAATTTAAGAAGGATCCACGATTATACACGAGAAAATCACAAACTTACTGCATGAATGTAACCCGTCACGAGGAAATTGTGCCGTTTGCACACTTTGTAAGAGaggaagataaaaagaaaacatttaacatAGATTGACACGTTTCAAGCTTTGAAGTAGTTACTCTCTGAGGACTCAGCGCGTGTCATTTTGTCATGAAATAGCTTGACGCCTGAACAGACGTTTTTAAACTCGTGAGTAGAGgaaaacaatattaattattCCTTTCCAAAATAGAAAAGCAACTCAAACTGTGAGAAAATTGGCTCAATCAGTGAACCTTGAAGGAACTTTGCCGAGCCTGGTACGCTTGGCGTAAGGTACCAACAACCAGCGACAAAACTGTTCACACATTGGCCCTTTCAACCCCCTATTACTTCAATTTGATCTCTTTTGCCCTTGTTAACTTAACCTATTCTCCCCCCCAATTACTTCAGTTTAATCTCTTTACCCTTGTTTACTTAACCTattctccccctcccccccctccatTACTTTAGTTTGCTGCTAAAAGCCCAAACGAAGAAAAAGCGTCGCAAGAATTATTTGTGTAACTCACTCAATGGCAGCCAAACATTTGATTTAGATGATCTAAAGACAACAATTAAAATCGTGCCAAAATATTTCCACTTCTATTGTTGACATATTGTTGACCGTGGTGATGAGAGAGGATCTTACTACAATTTTATTAGACCTCCAAGGCATCATGCGTCTaaagattttcatttctcaAATAGATTTAAGGTCTGGGACTTTAACTTACAACTAATAAACAGTTCAATTATGAGCACGTCATGAGATTTGACTGTCAACTGTCAAAGGACCTAACACTTGATCGTCAGCCGTCAAAGGGCCTAAAATTTGACCGTCAACCATCAAAGCATGTTTTAGCTACCCTCCGTTAAAATCATCATTTGAATTAACACCTTCTTTACAGTTAATGATGGTGAAAGCAGAAGCAACTATCACGCACAGAAATCTCAAGCTCATAAAAATCCAATTGTTACGTGAGATGCctgaaatctgtaaaaaatGGCCCAATGGTAGCCAAACAGTTGCACAAAAATCAATCTGAAATCGCTTACACAGCGTGACAAGATAATTCCACATATATCATATATCATTTATCGTCGAGTTTCAGCCGAGCTCTCATCCCACTACTGGCTGCCTGCCTTAGTACAGGTAGTAGTGGGATAGATCTCAGCTAAAATGCAACGAAATGGCCTGAAATCGCTACCAGAGAACAATAATAACCCAAACAACACTATCTGAAAGTTGGAATTCTTGCGTAGCTTTCTCTTTGTTTGGGCTTTTAGCAAAGTCAAATTTCCACGTGTTAAAGATTAAAGTAGCCATCACAAGGatagaaaaaatgaataaacaccATACTGCTTGGATCTTGTTTAAAAGTATCATGTCTGACTTATATGGCCGAATAGTAAGTACCGACAGTGGAATCGTGCAGAAGATTGGTAAATGAAACATCGTGCCGTCATGGTTACACAAATCACTtgtgaaatcattttttttttcttttgttgttttatttatctatgtttttgtttgtctccCCCTCTGTTATTTACGGATctgaattaaaaatgaaatttcactGCCACATTCATAAATTTGACATGAAAGGATGAGAAGTACTGTCAGTAAAAAGGAAAACGTTAATTTGGACTTATGCTGAAAACTGAATTTCATTCTCACCTTCCACATACATTTCCAAGAAAATGATGGAggtatattcttttttttaagaattcctaATTTAGATCAGAAAAAGGGGaaactttttaagaaacaaaaaagatcaTTTAACAACCTTAGAGATTCATGGCACCTAATTTGCGTCGAGAGgcattttgaataataaatttgtGAAGGTAAAATAATCATGCCACGTATTGGAGTGTGGTTTTAGAATGTTGCATTTCTTATAAACACGCGAAAGAGCCGGAATTAAGACCTGGAAAGGTGATAAGAATCGAGGGGATAAGAGAGGATCTCACTACAATTATTTTAGACCTCCAAGGTATCATGCGTCTAAAGATGTTCGTTTATTGAATATATTTAAGGTCTGGGAATTTAACTTACAACTACGAAGTGATTAAATTATGAGCACATCGATATCATAAGATTTGACCGTCAACCGTCaaaatcggaaaaaaattgactgtcCACTGTCAAAGCATCTTATAGAAATCCTCCGTCAGAATCATCATTTGAATAAACACCCACTTAATAGTTGATGATGGCGAAAGCATAAGCAAATCAACTATCACGCACGGAAATCTCAAGCTTATAAAAACCCAATTGTTACGTACGTGAGATGCCTTAAATCTGTAAAACATGACCAAATGGTAGTCAAATAGATGCACGAAAATAATCTAAAAACAAGAATTGAAAGCGCTTACGCTGCGCGACAAAATATTTCCACATGTATTGTTAACATTGTTGTCATCGTCGAGTTTCAGCTGAGCTGTCTCCTCACTGCTGCCTGCCTGTCTTAGTACAGGTAGTAGTGGGATGAGATCTCAGCTAAAACGCAACGAAATGGCCTGAAATCGCTACCAGAGAAGCAAAATAACCCAAACAACTCGATGTAGTCACTTgagatgtagatcgcgacgtttcgactgcttactgctagtcttcatcaggcgatgggGTCGGCAGTTCACGTGTTACCATTTGTATCCCGGCGAGTAAGCGATTGGTGGAATTCAATCCCCATTGTTCCGGTGAGTTTTGGTTTTCCGAACTCTTTAACCTCTCTACGATATTATATTATGGTCGAAGCGAAAACGGAGACCCCCGAAAGCTAAGACCTGAGACCCGAAAACGAAGACCCGAAAATTAAACGAAGACTCGCAAATCAAACGAAGAGTCCTTCAGGAAGCTTGCGTCACGCTTTATGGCTTCACAGAAAAAAGccagttttaaaaaaggttgACAACCTCTCCGTTCGCAACGTGATCATTTATTAGTTAAACAAAAGCGAAATTGCCGATAATTACATCAAACGTTAAATCGGAGttcgctttcttttctttttcgtgtCTAAGGTCTTCGGTCTCAGTTTCGGGGGTCTTGGATtgggaattattttttttaagttaagtaTAGGACATATATGTTGTGGGGATAATAATTCCCCATACATGACGGATTTACTCCTAAGCAGCTTTTCCTTGCGTGTCTGCTCCTGGCCAGCGGGTGGGTTTCGTTTCCAGTTTACGAGATGATGCACGGTCAAGATGGCGGTTGTTGTGGGCACTTGGCCATTTAGCTTAGAAGCGGTGAAATTGATCTCTAGAAAGCTACGAGAAGGGAACGGATGTATTGATGCACTGGAAAGTGGAATCAATTGTAATTTGGTTGCAAACTTTTGTGCAAGTTTTTTTGTCATGCTGCagaaaaaatcaattattttaacGTAGTAATCTAGTTGCGCtcacaaggatttttttttttagtaattgaAGAAGATCCTGACACAGGTCTCTATTTTGTTGGGAGAGGAGGATTACCTAACTCTAAGGGTATTTTGGAGTGTGATGCGGCAGTCATGGATGGAGATACGTGTCGTTTTGGAGCAGTTGCTGCTTTGCAAGGGTATTAGCACTAGTTTTCCCCAGttttggggggaggggtgatTGATATTTTCAGGCTTTGGAGAGTCGATTTTCTCATCCTTTTCCCCGCTTCTTATTCCCCATTGATAAGTACATGAAAGTTTAATAATTACCTCCGGGCAATCTTTAACTCATTCACTCCCAAGAcctcataagtaattctctttgatgtctgccatacaattcttgtgatgttagtttggagaatttggcattgtaTATTACTTTactttcatcacttttctgcttgttATTATATTGAGTGAGGtcaaattctgtgttggtccCTTTAAAGGGTTGAGGAACGCTGATTGTTGGCAGGTGATATCAATTGATTGTAATCAGCAAAGCCATCtttattaaatgttttgtttcctgATGCCTTCCTTTTGTTAAACATTCTATCtggaaattttttctcttttatttctatgcttttttcaaagaaagttgGTTGGTcaggaaatggaaaagaaaacatttttgagGACAGTTTAACTGACAATTAATTTCCACTTAACcttttgattaattttctttagaGTTGCAACTGCTTTCTCCGTTGCAAGATGTGTGATGGAAAAGTCACCTCATAGTATGCTTGTGGGAAGCGGTGCACAGGAATTTGCTCAGAATAATGGGTTCCCTGTGGAATCAAATTCAGCTTTACAGACACAGCAGTCAAGAGAAGCATTTCAGGTGTgccaaacttttgaaattttcaacccTTAAACCACAAAGACTGACCAgcatcttttttctcattacaatgtcatccctgaatcaaacattaaggtcatgagaactGAGGGATTGATCATCAAttaaagaagctattgattggtaaacaaattctccttgtctgcaacttaagaaatgtaaagagaatattgtggagaatatacatactgatgtcagggtgtaaagtgttaaggAAGGAGATTTTGTATTGCAGTAGACATTTTTCTAGtaacagaaaattatttaatccttcaactcccagaagtgatacATGTAACCTCTATCTGACTGTATATACCTACAATGTCAATACATAATCCAACCTACAGGTAATACTAATACCCATACTTGTAAGGTAGAGGTTTTTATCTTGGTTTAACTTGGTTTAACACCAAGTTCTTGTAAATGAATTGTGAAGAAATATATGTAACTTGAGGGCAGAATTCacattcagatcttgggagttaaagggttaaacagttGATCTGTATTGTTTCTTTTCCTGCTCCTCAAGTGTTGATAAGTTATTACAAATAGATGTAGCTGGCTGAACCCTTCTGTATTAGTAAACTGCAGTTTACAATCACATGAGGGCTGGGTTATGATACTTAAACAATGATTTTTCCTTGAATCACTGACACTACAGTCAACTGTCACTCAGTAGAATGAGTAAGCTATGCTGACACAGGCAACTAAAAATCCTGGTTGAACTTtgtcactcccaagatctcattagtaattctccttacattcTGCcatgtaattgttttttttgttagtagggagaatttgttatttgattAACTTATACGATACAAACCCTAAttgacttgcctgcttgatattgtattgatattgtaaggagaaattcagtctttaTCATACATGGGAGTTACAGTGTGTTAAGCAGTTTTTCCTTAGTCATTCTAAGCCTTACCAATGTGCTGAAAATAATGATCCTTGTAAACTTATGATAACCATCAACATTTGTCTATCCTTAGTAGAAATTTCTTGAGAAGTCAGGTGAAGAAGAAGGAGGCCATGATACCATAGGTGAGGAGTTGCAGCTTTTGATTAAGGTTTTTAGTAAATTCTTCTTTTGATTAAATGgcacgttttatttcttttgtcgATTTGTTTAGGTTTTGCCCTACCCCCTTTTTGTTAAATCTCACAGTGCTTGAATTCAGTTTCTAGTCCTTGCTCCAGTGGTTTTTTCTCCACATTCTCTGGTTCCCCCCCCTCTTTTTACAAAACTACAATCATGTAACACTCCAAATTACAGTTCAGCCTTGTAACAGTGGACATAAAAagttgattttcattcagttgctgtgtcattttgtttgtttttgtgaggAAGATATTTGTTAGATTTGTAAGAAATTTGTGGAAACTTGAGCTATGTGCTGATCAATGCCTGTTAatagtaatgttttttttctttgaaaggcATTTTGGTCATGGACTCAAGGAGCCATCTTGTTGCAGGTAACTTTGTAACATACAGTGAAATAGTAGGATGTGAATTATTTTAAAGTCAATATCAAACTTATTTGTACACTGTATTTTGGAAAAGTTGATTAGGTGGAATTACTGGAAAAAGTGTTGCTGATCTGAAATACAGTTTTTAAGTGTTtattatgatatttttaaaatgttcaagTGCATTTTATTTCCACAGGTGTTTCTTCAAGTGGGATTGCCTTCAAACACCCAGGGAGGGTTGGAGATTCACCTCTCCCAGGGTCAGGATTATATGCTGATAACGAGGTGAGTAAATTGTGAGCATTTTACAGTGTAAGAAATTGTAGCAGTTAAAAAAAGTGGTAGCATGAAACTGgaatatattttcaacttgTTGTGCATGCTGGCTTCTTATATCTGAATATGCATATCTTCTGCTAGTTGAGATAAATAttccaaacttttctttttctatttttcagaTTGGAGCAGCAGCAGGTTTGTTTTGAGATGGTCAGGACACAccttttgcttgattttaaatATGGTGTCTTTCTGATTTTTGATCTGGTTTTTGAAGGTGTTTCCAGTCTGCTTATAAGTCCTGCAAAATTAAATGGAGCAGTATTGCTTGAAATGAATTTAAGATGCAGATTAGAGACTGCTACCTGTAACTGTCTTAATTTGATTTGCAGCTACTGGGGATGGTGACAAAATGATGAGATTCTGTCCTGCTTTTCATGTTGTTCAACTCATGAGGCAGGCAAGTTGATTTGTATTTTCTAATATAGAATTGAAGAAAGTAGTAATCCAAAACCAATATGGCCTGGAACTGTTTTACTTGACAGAAAACATCCTGATTGGTTAGCTTGTTATCCACAACAGGGAGAGTTTTTAGTACTAAGGCTAGTGGCACTGTGCAAATCAACAATTACAACTTCAGAGCTATATGGAATAAAGAGAGACCCATGGCTATATAGTGAATTGTTATTTACAAATGCATCATTGGAATACTTGACCTTGGGACCTCTGGGTTGTGAGCCAGGTACTCCCAACTCTTGGCTCTGCTCAGATGCCTCTTCCAGTACACAAAGGGTGTGAATTGAACTACCCCCCAAAAAACCAGAATCTTGCCAATGTCAAATGCTTTTTCCTAATCTTGCACCACTCACAATGAGTCTTGAAATCTCCTCCTGTTCATGACTGCAGTTAATTAATTTTAGCCTTGAAGtctcatattttttcaaaattctgtcATGAGCTTTATTCAATTATGCACATCAAGTTTGCATGATGAGGTTGATTCCCAATAGTGTCACCATTGAAAAAAGTAAAGAGCAGTCTGTGATCCAACACAACGAATGTGAGTACAAGAAATCTAAGACTTGTAACTATAACTAGATTACTAACTTCACTGAATAAGGCATTCTTTCCATATCATAATTAATTTCCCATTCTTTGACCCTTAAAcactcagaagtgattaacatgtaacttctcgaTGTAATATCAATGCATTAttcagcaagcaggtaatgagaatacctaaCCTCAtcagttaaaagtttttatcttgatctaacaccaaattcttggtactaatttacaaggaaatgtgtgacaAATATagggagaattaagaatcagatcttgggagttaaggggaTAATCTTTGCCTTTCCCCAGCTAAGTGAATCACAATTAGCACTTTATTTCAACCAGGGTTATTCTCCACAAGAATCTTGTGAGTTAGTGATCAAAGAAGCccagcaaaaagcaaaaacagctACTAAACCATTCGAAATGGCCTTGATTGCTATCAACAAAAAGGTAATGCAGTGAAAAGTTTTGTTACTGTTTGATTAtttgtaattaacaaaacaaaaaaatctgagCTAAACCATACTCTAACCTTAAGGTCAACGTTTGGCAGGGAATGAGGTTTTATAGCAGAAGTGAACTGTTAGCTTGTGAGCAGACCCTCATTTTTAGTGCTTTAGCATAGGCATTTCTTCACCTGCAGAAAGATACGAGGCCTCAAGGAAGGCTTGTGGCCAACAGGCCTGCAAGGGGTCTAGCACTGATACTGAGTATTATTAGAGCCAGATCCCAGGCAAACCTCTGTGATTTGCCTCAAATCTTTCTGCATGCTCAAATTAAACACTACTCCTGCAGCACTTATGATTTTTGGGCACAATAAATCAAAGAGTACTAGGAATTTGTCTACCTGGATCCAGTTGTTCGAAGCCTCATCTAAGCACAAACCTaggtttaaattttaatctaggttTCTTATTCCTTTGCTCCAAAGCCTTTTTcggataattttctttattcttttcagggcatccaatcatcaaattgtataCATAAGTAGCgctactgaattttcttttaaagcttttaaatcTGAATTCAGATTCCACAgtaaccctgggttatcttaacccagctttgaaaaacCTTGCCGTGAATTATTCTTGGACatgtacatttctttttttttttactttttttttttgtatctcaaGGGTGATTTTGGAGCGGCTGGCACTGTGGCATCATTTAAAGATGAAAGACATAATACCTTGTACACAGGATTCCCATTTGTAGTATGGACTGAAGAAATGAGTGAACCTGAAATCAGAGTCCGACCTCCTCTTTGCTTCTAGTCAAGGTCCATATCACTAGTTGGAAACATAAGCATCCAGGGAGTGTGGCGATTTAAGAAATGCGACATATAATTGCGAAT
It encodes the following:
- the LOC131780722 gene encoding N(4)-(Beta-N-acetylglucosaminyl)-L-asparaginase yields the protein MAVVVGTWPFSLEAVKLISRKLREGNGCIDALESGINLIEEDPDTGLYFVGRGGLPNSKGILECDAAVMDGDTCRFGAVAALQGVATAFSVARCVMEKSPHSMLVGSGAQEFAQNNGFPVESNSALQTQQSREAFQKFLEKSGEEEGGHDTIGILVMDSRSHLVAGVSSSGIAFKHPGRVGDSPLPGSGLYADNEIGAAAATGDGDKMMRFCPAFHVVQLMRQGYSPQESCELVIKEAQQKAKTATKPFEMALIAINKKGDFGAAGTVASFKDERHNTLYTGFPFVVWTEEMSEPEIRVRPPLCF